atctctcatgaagtaaaattaatcaacatatcattgcattttaattttcatatcatGTTTTGCCAAATTCAACGGAACATATTAATTAGCTGCCTATATTGCGatctataattgaaaaaaaatagataatacccacttatatcaatattgatttaatttaacaaatacggAAAGTAAACCAttcatattaacaaaaacaatgaacataagcatttttcataaataatttttgtgcaATGTTTTCCCTCCGCAAGCTGGAATGATGGCGCTAATGAAAAGTAATATCGTTAAATTGTACTGATTTTAACGTCTAATATCACTGACACTGGACAGGTGGTGTTaatttacatacttttttttgttaattaataaaaagaagtattctttaataattctaatacttttaatactttcaattttcaatgtttCAATGTTGCTACTGTTTAAACACTACTGTTTTAAACGGATATCCTATctaaaactcaaataaaaattaacttggTTGGGACAGTTTTTGAAATCCAAGtgcattgataaaaaaatatatttttttttaagttctttctatgctatataataaaaagaaatggatacttaataagtaattattcaattgttaaaCTGCCATGTTCCCCCTAACACACGACGAAGGATCTCATTTGGGAGCGTATTTATCATCTCTTTTTTAATGAACCGTTTGAGGTGcctctttttttttgtttaatagggAATTATTGACCCATTTAAGAATGTGAGTCTTCCAAGGGGTTTTCATTTAaggattgtattttaaaaggttGGAAGACAAGTAtacttaaaatgaattatcttatggttgttttatttatttttgtttttatttaataacgtttACCCTTATATATAGTCCAAGAGCTGATGATAAAGTCGATCACTAGAATTAATcactaaaaaaacaacatcCTTTTGATACAACTCTACAAATAAAAGTtcacgcgggctgcttgcagcccgcgcaccgcgcaccacctagtttttaaataaatttctgtgtattgttctttatttgcttctatttataaaacataattgtaGACCATATTTACTAACTAAGTTCTACTTAAAATCGACACGTCgaacatgaaatatataccgatatgataaatatttttaattattgattggGCAACACAGTGTCAATCAATGTGTACACCATAGATATGTGTCAATGTTGTATAGTGTGGTGTTTTCCGATGTCAAATTGTATCGAATTgccatttgtaatttttgctCCTCGATGACATCtcgttaattattgtttacgtAGTAACTTGTTCgtatttcttcttctttttctatttcttaatCTGTGATTATTGTCATTGATGTCTGTAGACAGCAGTCAGTGCataagtgaaaataatatatcaaataataaattggttGCTGAAGGTATGTATTTACTAACATTTagtcattacatttattttagtaattatgtatattctcTTTCTATACGAATAGCTTTTGTCAACGAACCGGTTACAAAGTGATTATCGGATAAGTAATAGGTAGTGACTCTTAGTTTTTTCTACCTGTAAGTGTAACAAGCTCTCGACAGGTGACTAACTACTAACGTAGCAAGAAAATGTAGCGTAGGTGTGCAATTCGTCAGgaaatattagttatattaaagtGTTACTTGAACCTCCTGTTACCAAgagtgtgtattttatttcactttatttttttaaaggtcacaaatttattttcttcaaaaatgCATAAAGTATACtcaagatttaataattattgttgtcaAAAGCAATTGACAAATGTTCTCTTTGGtaagtatatttgtaaatagatagattgtttcaatattatttatttaagtatttaaaataacaggttttctttattatataggcAGTAGAGATAAATTTGGGATTTCTCTTCATAATTCACCGATTCTAAAGTTTCCTCAAGCCACAGCTTTAAAATTACCGATTAATGTTGTTAATATCTATGCAACTGAAATGGGAAGATTTTCACCAATGAGAGAAAGAGACATATCCGGACCAGTTATCAATGCTTATGATGATAAGAATGTTATGAAGATTGATATTACTGTTCAATCAGATCcatatgtaaataagtatGATTGTCGTGGTGCTGTAAGTTTGTCTTCGTCTATGCAGAGCAATGTGCCCAGCCCCTTCAGTGGGAATCACACACACTTGAATATGCCAGGGTCACAGTGGGGCCagggatataaatatttatcggaCCATCTTCAAGGAGCTCATTATCTTACACTACGAAACGAATATCGTGATAGGTTATTTACTGGAGGTATgaacaattaattgttatcttcattacaaacatttttacaagtcattataaaattatctttattcataataaattattatttttacaaagcaTAGCCATTGGAACAAGAAATATGAGTACAGACACTACTAATAATCCTATGAGtgcaaaagaaaaattaaaaaaggctGTTAAAGAATATGGTACAACTGTCATTGTATTCCACGTTTCCATCTCTATCATGTCTTTGGGAATTTGTTATGTACTTGTATCAAGGTATGGATAATACATTGTGCATGATAATTTTGTGTCAcatgcatataataaattataatatattttgtgaattttatttcagcgGGGTAGATCTTGTAGCagttctaaaatattttaatattggagAAGGGAAACTATCAAACATGATCACATCAAATGCTGGGACCTTTGTAATAGCATATGCTATTCATAAAGTTTTAGCACCAGCTCGAATAGGAATCACACTAACTTCAACCCCATTCATAGTGAGATACTTAAGAAACAAAGGCATTTTGAAACATAGTGTCAATTCAGGTGGCGGTAATTAATACTGATTTggtccttttttatttaagattatagTGGGGAACGTAATGGGtcacttaattatttacatgtatgATGTACACATtatgatatgataaataaataaaatgaggCATATTATTACTGTTACGAGTGTGCAACATTctctttataatttctatgtaTAGATGTAGTTTTAATCTtaggatatattttgtttatacatacttatttttcatttttaatatttaataaaaatattttattgaaattgctTTTCCATTCAAACCAGAAGTATCCCATTTCTATATCAAacctaaaaaaacattaattaccatttctattttttattatactagctgtgacctgcggttgaaaccgcgtaaacgtgctgcgtaaccgtatcccgtaggaatatcggtataaaaagtgcctatgtgttatttcagttgtccagctatctacgaagcaaaatagtattgttattcaccaatagatgtcaggaaaaaaaaacacgtatatgacattttctaaaaaaaattcctagccagatcgatttatcgcccccgaaaccccctatatactaaatttcatgaaaatcgttggagccgattccgagattccaattatatatatacaagaattgctcgtttaaaggttaAAAACAATTCGATTTAAACCATTCGAAGATATCAGAAAT
The Zerene cesonia ecotype Mississippi chromosome 1, Zerene_cesonia_1.1, whole genome shotgun sequence DNA segment above includes these coding regions:
- the LOC119828516 gene encoding uncharacterized protein LOC119828516 isoform X1, which encodes MHKVYSRFNNYCCQKQLTNVLFGSRDKFGISLHNSPILKFPQATALKLPINVVNIYATEMGRFSPMRERDISGPVINAYDDKNVMKIDITVQSDPYVNKYDCRGAVSLSSSMQSNVPSPFSGNHTHLNMPGSQWGQGYKYLSDHLQGAHYLTLRNEYRDRLFTGAIGTRNMSTDTTNNPMSAKEKLKKAVKEYGTTVIVFHVSISIMSLGICYVLVSSGVDLVAVLKYFNIGEGKLSNMITSNAGTFVIAYAIHKVLAPARIGITLTSTPFIVRYLRNKGILKHSVNSGGGN